Part of the Faecalibacterium duncaniae genome, TTAAGGAGGATATGGATGAAACTGTTTTTATGTTCGCACTTTTCAAGTGTAGGAAGTTTGATAAAAGAAGAAATTGATAACAAGAAAGTCGCATTTATTCCCACAGCTTCGCTGCGTGAAGGCTATACCGGTTATGTCGGCTCGGCTCGAAAGCTATTCAATAAACTGGGAGCAGCCGTAACGGAAATTGATATTTCAACGGAGGCTTATTTAACGATACAGTCCGTTTTTGAAGATGCGGATGTGATATATTTTACTGGTGGAAATTCTTTCTTCCTTATGGACCAGCTCCGTAAAACGGGAACGGATGAGCTATTGAAGCAGGAATTGGCAAAAGGAAAACTGATGATCGGTGAATCGGCGGGTGCGATTATATGCGCTCCAACTATCCAATATATTGAACAAATGGATAAAAAGCCGGAGGACTACTCACAAGAAGATGATGCAGGGCTTGATTTGATTGATTTCTATGTTCTTCCGCATTATCTTACAGCACCATTTAAGAAAGTTACCGAGAAAATAATGACTGAATTTTCGGATTTGAATCTATGCCCAATTAACAACCGTCAGGGAATTGTAATTGATGGTGAAGGTTCAAAGGTTATTTACAAAGACTAATTTGAA contains:
- a CDS encoding Type 1 glutamine amidotransferase-like domain-containing protein is translated as MKLFLCSHFSSVGSLIKEEIDNKKVAFIPTASLREGYTGYVGSARKLFNKLGAAVTEIDISTEAYLTIQSVFEDADVIYFTGGNSFFLMDQLRKTGTDELLKQELAKGKLMIGESAGAIICAPTIQYIEQMDKKPEDYSQEDDAGLDLIDFYVLPHYLTAPFKKVTEKIMTEFSDLNLCPINNRQGIVIDGEGSKVIYKD